From one Lysinibacillus sp. G4S2 genomic stretch:
- a CDS encoding acyl-CoA dehydrogenase family protein, giving the protein MNFEFSTEQEMLRKTVRQFVEDEIIPHIAKWDAEGGFDPKIWSRLAELGLMGVCVPENYGGSGMDYNALAIVCEELERGDTAFRTAVSVHTGLNSMTLMQWGTEAQKQQYLVPQAKGIRIGAFGLTEPGAGSDVAAMSTTAVRDGDFYVLNGQKTWISLCDIADHFIVFAYTNKSKKHHGISAFIVERSMAGFTSKAIKGKYGIRAGNTGELFFEDLRIPVENRLGEEGEGFKIAMSALDNGRFTVAAGAVGLIQACIEASVKYCHERETFGKPIGEHQLVGQMIAKMEAGYQMSRLLVYRVGELKNKGVRNTRETSLAKWQACDFANKAADDAVQIHGAYGYSDEYPVARYLRNSKAPVIYEGTREIHTIMQADYVLGKRQDKPLANMLPKWPFEE; this is encoded by the coding sequence ATGAATTTCGAATTTTCCACTGAGCAGGAAATGCTACGGAAAACAGTACGGCAGTTTGTGGAGGATGAAATCATTCCACATATTGCGAAGTGGGATGCTGAAGGTGGCTTCGATCCGAAGATTTGGTCAAGACTTGCTGAGCTTGGCTTAATGGGTGTCTGTGTACCAGAAAATTACGGTGGCAGTGGCATGGATTACAATGCGCTTGCTATCGTCTGTGAAGAACTTGAACGTGGAGATACAGCGTTTCGCACAGCTGTTTCAGTTCATACAGGCTTGAATAGTATGACCTTAATGCAATGGGGGACTGAGGCCCAAAAACAGCAATACCTTGTTCCACAGGCGAAGGGGATCCGGATTGGAGCGTTTGGTTTAACGGAGCCTGGAGCGGGATCAGATGTAGCCGCAATGTCTACCACCGCCGTAAGGGATGGAGATTTTTACGTATTAAATGGGCAGAAAACATGGATTTCTTTATGTGATATAGCTGACCACTTTATCGTCTTTGCCTACACTAATAAATCGAAGAAACATCATGGTATTAGCGCCTTTATCGTAGAGCGTTCCATGGCGGGCTTTACATCGAAGGCCATTAAAGGAAAATATGGTATTCGTGCTGGTAATACTGGTGAGCTCTTTTTTGAAGATCTACGTATACCTGTAGAGAATCGTCTAGGAGAAGAAGGAGAAGGTTTTAAAATTGCAATGTCTGCGCTAGATAATGGCCGTTTTACAGTAGCAGCTGGTGCTGTAGGTCTCATTCAAGCATGTATCGAGGCGAGCGTGAAATACTGTCATGAACGCGAAACATTTGGAAAACCTATTGGTGAGCATCAGCTAGTAGGGCAAATGATTGCCAAAATGGAAGCGGGCTATCAAATGAGTCGCTTGCTTGTATATCGTGTTGGTGAGTTAAAAAACAAAGGTGTGCGCAATACGCGTGAGACATCATTAGCAAAGTGGCAGGCTTGTGATTTTGCCAATAAGGCTGCGGATGATGCTGTACAAATTCACGGGGCATATGGTTACTCGGATGAATACCCAGTCGCACGTTATTTACGTAACTCGAAAGCACCGGTCATCTATGAAGGTACACGTGAAATTCATACAATTATGCAGGCTGACTATGTATTAGGAAAACGCCAAGATAAGCCATTAGCAAATATGCTACCAAAATGGCCGTTTGAAGAGTAA
- a CDS encoding MarR family transcriptional regulator produces the protein MNELFEDLYMKLAVNFYKNASHNQTVEIENISAVEMASLEVVYFLKNPTYSELAEFFNISQPNATYRINKLIKKGYLTKFNDEKDKRVYYLQVTDKFMDYYCLNDNYINNMITNLKKRCTAEEIEQFEKMLKILTQEAME, from the coding sequence TTGAATGAACTCTTTGAAGATTTGTATATGAAACTTGCTGTGAATTTTTATAAAAATGCATCTCACAACCAAACAGTAGAGATTGAAAATATAAGTGCTGTAGAAATGGCATCCCTTGAAGTTGTATATTTCTTAAAAAACCCTACCTATAGCGAGCTTGCAGAGTTTTTTAATATATCACAGCCGAATGCCACGTATAGAATCAATAAATTGATAAAAAAAGGATATCTTACAAAATTCAATGACGAAAAAGATAAACGTGTATATTACCTTCAAGTAACAGATAAATTTATGGATTATTACTGTCTGAATGATAATTATATTAATAATATGATTACAAATTTGAAAAAAAGATGTACCGCAGAGGAAATAGAACAATTTGAAAAAATGTTAAAAATATTAACACAAGAAGCTATGGAGTAA